One part of the Prunus persica cultivar Lovell chromosome G5, Prunus_persica_NCBIv2, whole genome shotgun sequence genome encodes these proteins:
- the LOC18776132 gene encoding mitogen-activated protein kinase kinase kinase YODA, with translation MASLKQKRETLKEDEPWLVEKSFLVAGREWVRGRILGQGGFGSVYLASVKKPKLGREGFPAIMAVKSALMAKSFELVSERSLLGEFRGCPFVIDCYGEDFTAGIGYNLVYNVFLEYADGGTIGDLIKQSGGSGLCELQVRKYTESILKGIQYIHERGFVHCDLKPENILLVTSGSGFVPKIGDLGLAKRAAGERSCRGTAMYLSPETVLDSIQEKPSDIWALGCVVLKMLTGRHPWDAKAGLKLHDLKPLIASGVPKVPGGLSKDARDFLKNCFARNPSQRLTAAKLLEHPFVTKVDEIAQVKAEPIKEVSSVSSSSNCSLDYGSFIPLGSWSSENAEEMEQQILPLAILYPRDSRPVIPNTGCQKPSAFAIMGAA, from the coding sequence ATGGCTTCATTGAAGCAGAAAAGAGAAACCCTAAAGGAAGACGAACCATGGCTTGTAGAGAAGAGTTTTTTAGTTGCTGGGCGTGAGTGGGTTCGAGGGCGGATTCTCGGCCAAGGCGGATTTGGGTCGGTTTATTTGGCCTCTGtgaaaaaacccaaattggGTAGGGAGGGTTTTCCGGCGATCATGGCTGTGAAATCGGCATTGATGGCTAAATCGTTTGAGCTGGTGAGCGAAAGGTCACTTCTTGGCGAGTTTCGTGGGTGCCCTTTTGTTATCGACTGTTATGGAGAAGATTTCACGGCTGGGATTGGATATAATTTGGTATACAATGTGTTCTTGGAATATGCTGATGGAGGAACAATAGGGGATTTGATAAAGCAATCTGGGGGCTCCGGGCTCTGTGAATTACAAGTGAGGAAGTATACAGAGTCGATTTTGAAAGGAATTCAGTACATTCACGAAAGGGGTTTTGTGCACTGTGATTTGAAGCCTGAAAACATCTTACTTGTGACCTCTGGTTCTGGTTTTGTGCCCAAAATTGGGGACTTGGGACTGGCAAAGAGGGCTGCGGGTGAGCGTTCTTGTAGAGGCACTGCAATGTACTTATCTCCTGAAACTGTGCTTGATAGCATTCAGGAGAAGCCTTCCGATATTTGGGCATTGGGCTGTGTTGTGCTCAAGATGCTCACTGGGAGGCACCCATGGGATGCAAAAGCCGGCTTGAAACTTCATGACCTAAAGCCTCTGATTGCTTCTGGAGTTCCTAAGGTTCCTGGTGGGTTATCAAAAGATGCTAGAGATTTCTTGAAGAATTGCTTTGCGAGGAACCCTTCACAGAGGCTTACAGCAGCTAAGCTATTGGAACACCCCTTTGTGACTAAAGTTGATGAGATTGCACAGGTTAAAGCTGAACCAATAAAGGAAGTTTCTTCAgtgtcatcttcttcgaaTTGCAGTCTTGATTATGGTAGTTTCATACCACTTGGAAGTTGGAGCTCTGAAAATGCAGAGGAGATGGAGCAACAGATTCTTCCTTTGGCCATCTTGTACCCTAGAGATTCAAGGCCTGTGATCCCAAACACCGGGTGCCAAAAGCCATCAGCTTTTGCTATAATGGGTGCAGcttag